Proteins from one Desertifilum tharense IPPAS B-1220 genomic window:
- a CDS encoding benzoate-CoA ligase family protein produces the protein MERISQQLPRRFNVAAYFLERHLSDKIALFYQEQTYTYAQVYEWVQKAARSLLELGIERENRIALLLPDTPEFIFTFWGAIWIGAVPVPINTACSLEEVQYILQDSRAKLLLTTQTWQTQLHPIQSPNLQTTLLQDGETPFLAHLSPMPAQPLPPADTLRDEPAFWLYTSGSTGNPKGVIHLHQNMVVCAENYGKATLGLQPEDITYSVANLPFAYGLGNSLYMPMAVGAATVLSDANNAFDIIADIERYRPTVFFGIPSVYANLLAVRDIAPLDVSSLRLCVSAAEQLPESLWQQWREVYGREICEGIGTTEFLHIFLANRAGECKPGTSGRPVPGYDVRVVDEFGATCPPGEIGNLQVSGDSLMLGYWNRLEQTRQALYGNAMRTGDKYLCDADGYFKFMGRKDDLFKVNGQWVSPMEIEDVLHQHPQILEVAVVPESEALTQVVAYITLKADYQPSPELEQQICRFAKQRLPHFKAPKKVCFVEELPRTPTGKIHRKLLMRSQQRTDFSTTRA, from the coding sequence ATGGAAAGGATTTCTCAACAACTACCTCGCCGCTTTAATGTTGCTGCCTATTTTCTAGAACGCCATCTCAGCGACAAAATCGCCCTGTTTTACCAAGAACAAACCTATACTTACGCTCAAGTCTATGAATGGGTGCAAAAGGCAGCGCGATCGCTCCTAGAACTCGGCATTGAACGCGAAAATCGAATAGCACTCCTATTACCCGATACCCCAGAATTCATTTTCACCTTTTGGGGAGCCATCTGGATCGGTGCCGTTCCCGTTCCCATCAACACCGCTTGCAGCTTAGAAGAAGTGCAGTACATCCTGCAAGACTCGCGGGCCAAACTCTTACTCACCACCCAAACTTGGCAGACGCAACTGCACCCCATCCAATCTCCTAATTTACAAACAACCCTGCTTCAAGACGGAGAAACCCCCTTTTTGGCGCACCTGTCGCCAATGCCAGCACAACCGCTACCCCCTGCTGACACCCTCCGCGACGAACCCGCCTTTTGGCTGTACACCTCCGGCAGTACAGGCAACCCCAAAGGCGTTATTCACCTGCACCAGAACATGGTGGTCTGTGCAGAAAACTATGGCAAAGCAACCCTAGGCTTGCAACCCGAAGATATTACCTATTCTGTTGCCAATCTGCCTTTTGCCTACGGTTTGGGAAATAGCTTATATATGCCAATGGCGGTGGGTGCGGCGACTGTCCTTTCCGATGCCAATAACGCCTTTGATATCATTGCCGATATTGAGCGCTATCGACCGACAGTCTTTTTTGGCATTCCCAGCGTATATGCCAACTTACTCGCCGTTCGCGATATTGCGCCGCTAGATGTTTCTTCGCTGCGACTGTGCGTTTCAGCCGCCGAACAACTCCCCGAAAGCCTTTGGCAGCAGTGGCGCGAAGTATATGGCCGGGAAATCTGCGAAGGAATTGGGACGACAGAATTTTTGCATATTTTCCTCGCCAACCGCGCGGGAGAATGCAAACCCGGTACGTCTGGCCGTCCGGTTCCCGGATATGACGTGCGCGTGGTGGATGAGTTTGGCGCAACCTGTCCCCCTGGTGAAATTGGCAATTTGCAAGTCAGCGGCGACAGCTTGATGCTGGGGTATTGGAACCGACTGGAACAAACGCGGCAGGCCCTCTATGGTAATGCAATGCGAACGGGGGATAAGTACCTGTGCGATGCGGACGGGTATTTTAAGTTTATGGGCCGCAAGGATGACCTGTTTAAGGTGAACGGTCAATGGGTTTCGCCGATGGAAATTGAGGATGTGTTGCACCAACATCCGCAGATTTTAGAGGTGGCGGTGGTTCCAGAGTCTGAGGCGCTAACTCAGGTGGTGGCTTATATTACCCTGAAAGCGGACTATCAGCCATCCCCGGAATTAGAGCAGCAGATTTGCCGCTTTGCTAAACAGCGCTTACCTCACTTCAAAGCGCCGAAAAAGGTTTGTTTTGTAGAGGAGTTACCGCGTACTCCCACAGGCAAAATTCACCGCAAGTTACTAATGCGTTCTCAACAACGCACCGATTTTTCTACCACTCGCGCATAA
- a CDS encoding holo-ACP synthase — MKIFFPEQQPSAGLKGIGVDIAPIAKMVKWIERYDRETLNLIFTPSEIERCQAHPHPPQAFAVCFATKEAVGKALSTGLVGIDWHEIEANLSSHQLTICLHGKAIAIAEQKQIQQWLASWCHWEERVLVWVVAQ; from the coding sequence TTGAAAATTTTCTTCCCTGAGCAACAACCCAGTGCTGGACTTAAAGGAATTGGCGTTGATATTGCCCCCATCGCCAAAATGGTGAAATGGATTGAACGATACGATCGCGAAACCCTAAACCTAATTTTCACCCCAAGCGAAATTGAGCGCTGTCAAGCTCATCCCCATCCTCCTCAAGCCTTTGCAGTCTGCTTTGCCACCAAAGAAGCCGTAGGAAAAGCACTCTCAACCGGATTAGTAGGAATTGACTGGCATGAAATTGAAGCCAACCTCTCCTCGCATCAACTCACCATTTGCTTGCATGGAAAAGCGATCGCCATCGCCGAACAAAAACAGATTCAGCAATGGCTAGCCAGTTGGTGTCATTGGGAAGAACGCGTCCTCGTTTGGGTTGTGGCTCAGTGA
- a CDS encoding acyl carrier protein, whose protein sequence is MNHLEVMGILQTILSHLGIPKEDLHEQTLLHRDLQLDSTEIVELSLELKRQFSVRVKLETRQDMTLAQVCQRVETAIQSEISLSQT, encoded by the coding sequence ATGAATCATCTAGAAGTGATGGGTATTCTGCAAACCATCCTGAGCCATCTTGGCATTCCCAAAGAGGATTTACATGAACAGACTTTACTCCATCGAGATTTACAGCTTGACTCTACAGAAATCGTAGAATTATCTTTAGAGTTAAAGCGCCAGTTTAGCGTTCGAGTCAAACTAGAAACGCGTCAAGATATGACGCTAGCCCAGGTTTGTCAGCGCGTTGAAACGGCAATTCAATCTGAAATTAGTCTCTCCCAAACTTAA